One genomic window of Paraburkholderia acidiphila includes the following:
- a CDS encoding VOC family protein → MTPPRPAGVPWLTPYLTVRDARASLAFYRAAFGFAVRDSVEDDGAVMHVEMTYHDQLIIMFAPEGAFGSTARTPQSAQTVAPQSFYLYVDNVDAVYARALEAGAKSLSEPQDQFWGDRFAQVEDLDGYRWALARHLS, encoded by the coding sequence ATGACCCCACCCCGCCCCGCTGGCGTGCCGTGGCTGACACCGTATCTGACGGTGCGCGATGCGCGCGCCTCGCTCGCCTTCTATCGGGCGGCCTTTGGTTTTGCGGTACGCGATAGCGTCGAGGACGACGGCGCGGTCATGCACGTGGAAATGACGTACCACGATCAGCTGATCATCATGTTCGCGCCGGAGGGTGCATTCGGTTCGACGGCGCGTACGCCCCAAAGCGCACAAACCGTCGCGCCACAATCCTTTTATCTGTATGTCGACAACGTCGACGCGGTTTATGCGCGGGCGCTCGAAGCCGGCGCGAAATCGCTGAGCGAGCCACAGGACCAATTCTGGGGGGACCGCTTCGCGCAGGTCGAAGACCTCGACGGTTACCGCTGGGCGCTTGCTCGCCACTTGTCCTGA
- a CDS encoding barstar family protein: MSGMSDNVYAHDPRVASDLFASGEGNLFQRVMQLKQDSEARQDEAGLSSNEGAMSLFSTVQPNIVQSIRAFRIQDLSDEAQRLQQHFLYAFCANAQTKQEVLETIATSFLFPKHFGKNYDGLYDCLTDLVQKAGEQPGFVIVLEGLPIAQKFDKDGRETLLDVFREASEYWAERKVPFRVFYSFA; encoded by the coding sequence ATGAGCGGCATGAGCGATAACGTTTACGCGCACGACCCCCGGGTCGCGAGCGATCTGTTCGCGTCCGGGGAGGGCAACCTGTTCCAGCGCGTCATGCAGTTGAAGCAAGACAGCGAGGCGCGCCAGGATGAGGCGGGGCTTTCATCGAACGAGGGGGCCATGAGCCTGTTTTCGACCGTGCAGCCGAATATTGTCCAGTCGATCCGGGCGTTTCGCATTCAGGATCTCTCGGACGAAGCCCAGCGGCTGCAGCAGCATTTCCTCTATGCGTTCTGCGCGAACGCGCAAACCAAGCAGGAAGTGCTCGAAACCATTGCCACATCGTTTCTGTTTCCGAAGCATTTCGGCAAGAACTACGATGGTTTGTACGACTGCCTGACCGATCTTGTGCAGAAAGCCGGTGAGCAGCCGGGTTTCGTGATCGTGCTGGAAGGACTGCCGATTGCCCAGAAGTTCGACAAGGACGGGCGTGAGACGCTGCTCGACGTATTTCGCGAGGCCTCGGAATACTGGGCGGAGCGCAAGGTGCCGTTCCGCGTTTTTTATTCGTTCGCCTGA
- a CDS encoding 16S rRNA (uracil(1498)-N(3))-methyltransferase, which yields MPRFFVGSTLQSDEVVTLPDEVTRHVQVLRLQPGDTIVLFNGLGGEYSAEILEMERRDTQVRIGPYRDFEAEPPYRLTLAQGIAGSDKMDWLIEKAVELGATNFVPLTTSRSVVRLSGERAARRQAHWQRIVQASCEQCGRNRMPDVAPTREIATWLGSLPKRPGEGELRVLLSPRANVSFSTLPIDPPSGEVTVLVGPEGGFSSPEEAAALDHGFIAVGLGPRVLRTETAGIAVLSALAARWGGW from the coding sequence ATGCCCCGCTTTTTCGTCGGCAGTACCCTGCAGTCCGACGAGGTCGTCACCCTTCCCGACGAAGTCACGCGTCATGTCCAGGTGCTGCGCCTGCAGCCCGGCGACACCATCGTGCTGTTCAACGGTCTAGGCGGCGAGTACAGCGCCGAGATTCTCGAAATGGAGCGCCGAGACACGCAGGTGCGCATTGGCCCCTATCGCGACTTCGAAGCCGAGCCGCCTTACCGGCTCACACTCGCCCAAGGCATTGCCGGCAGCGACAAGATGGACTGGCTGATCGAAAAGGCCGTCGAACTGGGGGCGACGAACTTCGTGCCGCTCACGACCTCGCGTAGCGTCGTGCGGCTTTCGGGCGAGCGAGCCGCGCGCCGCCAGGCGCACTGGCAACGTATCGTGCAAGCCTCGTGCGAACAGTGCGGGCGCAACCGCATGCCCGACGTCGCGCCCACGCGCGAAATCGCCACATGGCTTGGCTCGCTGCCCAAGCGACCTGGTGAAGGCGAACTGCGCGTGCTCCTCTCGCCGCGCGCCAACGTCTCGTTCTCGACCTTGCCGATCGACCCGCCTTCGGGCGAGGTGACGGTACTGGTCGGGCCCGAGGGCGGATTCTCTTCGCCGGAAGAAGCGGCAGCCCTCGACCACGGCTTCATCGCCGTGGGACTCGGGCCGCGCGTGCTGCGCACCGAAACGGCGGGCATCGCCGTGCTCTCGGCGCTCGCCGCCCGCTGGGGTGGTTGGTAA